The Pan troglodytes isolate AG18354 chromosome 19, NHGRI_mPanTro3-v2.0_pri, whole genome shotgun sequence region ACAGGAAGAGGTGGCTGCTGCTCACAGTTGGGGGTTTGGAAGCACTGGAGATGGCCCTAGGGGGCCTTTTGTGGGGCCAGGGCAGTCCCACTCCTTTTATATGTAAGAATCCTAGGAGGGCAGTGGTCGAGACTGGCAGCAGACAGGGATTAGGGTAGGGATGTGACAAGGTGAGGAAGGGAGGTGGCAGAGCTGCTCACCTTGGAGATAGCCAGAGGGATAGGGAACCTGGGGACGGGGGATGGTGCCAGCTGTGGCCCTGGCTCCTGGGGCCtccaggaagggaagaaggaaccAGGGCAGAGCCCACAGCCAGGAGCTCACCTTCTCCAGGTTGGTGTTGTCCAGCCAGAGGGTCTCCAGGTATCTGCCAAAGGACTGGAAGGCATTGTCCGGGATGCTTTTCAGGGGGTTGTGGGACAGCTTCAGCTCCTCCACCACCCGTAGCTTGCTCAGGGCAGCTGAGGGGTAGCTGGATAGCTGGTTCCTGTCCACGTGGAATTTGGCGAGGTTCTCCACGTCGTCCAGGGCCCCGGGCTGCAGGGAGCTCAACGCGTTTTCCGACAGGTAGAGCCAGCGCAGGTCCTTGGCTCCCTGGAAGGCGCCTGCGCGCAGCTCACGGATCTTGTTGTTGTTGAGCTGCAAGATGAAGAGGTTGACCAGCGGGGAGAGCAAACCCCGGGGCAGCTCAGTGACCTTGTTGTGGTCCAGGTAGAGGTAGGTCAGCTCGGTCAGGTCGTCGAAGGCACCTGCGCGCAGCACGCGGATGTCGTTATGGGACAGGTACAAGTAGATAAGCTGCTTGAGGCCGCGGAAGGCACCGGCGGCCACCTCGCGGATCTGGCAGTGCTGCAGGTGCAATGACACGAGGTTCGGCATGGCCCGAAACGAATTGGCAGCCAGCACCGGGAAGTTGTTGCGCTGTAGGTTGAGCAGCTTGGTCTTCTCTGACACCTTGGGGATCTTCTGCAGCCCCACCTTGTCGCAGATGACGTGCTGCAGGTCGCCGTGGCAGTGGCAGTTCTGGGGGCAGGCGGCCAGCGCCGGCAGCAGACCagccaggaggccgaggctgagcAAGAGCATTGGGCGGACCATGGCTGGGACGCCTGGGGCCGGGGCTAGGGGCAGCAGCGGCGGCGGGGCGCGGGCAGCGGCGAGTCCTAGGCTCTCGGGTCTGCCGCCCTCTTTATACGGTGGCCCTGACCGCAGCCGGCAGCCGAGCCAGCTCCTACGTGGATCATCGAGGCCACTGGGCTTAACTCGCTCGCGCCCAGAGATGCGCCCCCGCCCTCCACGGGGAAGGGGGCGGGGCCCTTCCCCCAGCCGGCTACCGTGCATGAGGGGGTGGGACCGTGGCCCCCGAGCCCCGAGCCCTGAGCCCCGGCTCTAGCCCCCTGCTCTCCTATGGTGCTCCTCTGCCTACCGCCTTTCCCGGGGCTTTTCTGGGAAGGGGGAATAGTTATGTCTGGAGCCCCGAGTTTACATCGGAGAGAGGGAGGCGTTCCCTGAACTTATTTGTTTGCTCAGGTTTGAGCCTCCACGCCGCGCCGTCCACACACGCTCGGCCGGGTGCCCTGGATGCGAGGCGGGAGGAAGCGGGGCCGGACAGCCGGATGCGTCTCCCTGCGGTGGGCCAGCTGCCTGCGCTTTAAAGGGGCGCTTGTGCGGCGCCTGCCGAGCGTGAGAGCCGCCCCGGCGTCGGTCTCCCACTTCGGACTCGACGCGCCGAAGCTGGC contains the following coding sequences:
- the CHAD gene encoding chondroadherin; the protein is MHGSRLGEGPRPLPRGGRGRISGRERVKPSGLDDPRRSWLGCRLRSGPPYKEGGRPESLGLAAARAPPPLLPLAPAPGVPAMVRPMLLLSLGLLAGLLPALAACPQNCHCHGDLQHVICDKVGLQKIPKVSEKTKLLNLQRNNFPVLAANSFRAMPNLVSLHLQHCQIREVAAGAFRGLKQLIYLYLSHNDIRVLRAGAFDDLTELTYLYLDHNKVTELPRGLLSPLVNLFILQLNNNKIRELRAGAFQGAKDLRWLYLSENALSSLQPGALDDVENLAKFHVDRNQLSSYPSAALSKLRVVEELKLSHNPLKSIPDNAFQSFGRYLETLWLDNTNLEKFSDGAFLGVTTLKHVHLENNRLNQLPSNFPFDSLETLALTNNPWKCTCQLRGLRRWLEAKASRPDATCASPAKFKGQHIRDTDAFRSCKFPTKRSKKAGRH